One genomic region from Leishmania mexicana MHOM/GT/2001/U1103 complete genome, chromosome 15 encodes:
- a CDS encoding tb-292 membrane associated protein-like protein: protein MIPSRTNQRPARVHGRTHEPLLQNDEAESQHSSESDDEDTEPLTVVVQATRKNQHGPTKHEESLEATDARSSASSTPSSTSPPLTATYIRTQPKRGHRPQPSPCITVNDEAPASSTPTQHKLGHHPIQQLPRRACPETVATAGESTALVTKLRPSDQSLEPTTLSSAFISAVNMDDSAPATDTRYPYTTIIRQNLHRERYYHHEHHAQPHHVTHVPTWSMGTPVDEAQQPLESAMQQAGVEKERADRDAVLERPMGTPVDEAQQPLESALQQAGVEKERADRDAVLERPMGTPVDEAQQPLESALQQAGVEKERADRDAVLERPMGTPVDEAQQPLESALQQAGVEKERADRDAVLERPMGTPVDEAQQPLESAMQQAGVEKERADRDAVLERPMGTPVDEAQQPLESAMQQAGVEKERADRDAVLERPMGTPVDEAQQPLESAMQQAGVEKERADRDAVLERSMGTPVDEAQQPLESAMQQAGVEKERADRDAVLERPMGTPVDEAQQPLESAMQQAGVEKERADRDAVLERSMGTPVDEAQQPLESAMQQAGVEKERADRDAVLERPMGAPVDEAQQPLESALQQAGVEKERADRDAVLERSMGTPVDEAQQPLESAMQQAGVEKERADRDAVLERSMGTPVDEAQQPLESALQQAGVEKERADRDAVLERPMGTPVDEAQQPLESAMQQAGVEKERADRDAVLERSMGTPVDEAQQPLESALQQAGVEKERADRDAVLERSMGTPVDEAQQPLESAMQQAGVEKERADRDAVLERPMGTPVDEAQQPLESAMQQAGVEKERADRDAVLERSMGTPVDEAQQPLESALQQAGVEKERADRDAVLERPMGTPVDEAQQPLESAMQQAGVEKERADRDAVLERPMGTPVDEAQQPLESAMQQAGVEKERADRDAVLERPMGAPVDEAQQPLESALQQAGVEKERADRDAVLERSMGTPVDEAQQPLESAMQQAGVEKERADRDAVLERPMGTPVDEAQQPLESAMQQAGVEKERADRDAVLERSMGTPVDEAQQPLESAMQQAGVEKERADRDAVLERSMGTPVDEAQQPLESAMQQAGVEKERADRDAVLERSMGTPVDEAQQPLESALQQAGVEKERADRDAVLERPMGTPVDEAQQPLESALQQAGVEKERADRDAVLERSMGTPVDEAQQPLESALESPKVVV from the coding sequence ATGATACCCAGCCGCACCAACCAGCgtcctgcgcgtgtgcacggtcGTACCCACGAACCCCTACTCCAGAACGATGAAGCGGAAAGCCAGCACTCTAGCGAGAGTGATGATGAGGATACGGAGCCATTGACTGTCGTGGTCCAGGCGACTCGTAAGAATCAACACGGCCCGACCAAGCACGAAGAGAGCCTTGAAGCCACCGACGCGCggtcctccgcctcttccacgccgtcgtccacctctccacccctcacGGCCACATATATTCGCACCCAGCCCAAGCGAGGGCACCGACCTCAACCCAGCCCGTGCATCACTGTCAACGACGAAGCACCAGCGTCAAGCACGCCGACACAGCACAAACTGGGCCATCACCCCATCCAACAGTTGCCACGCCGCGCTTGCCCAGAAACTGTCGCCACAGCCGGCGAGTCCACTGCGCTAGTGACCAAACTCCGGCCCAGCGATCAATCTCTCGAACCAACAACGCTCAGCTCCGCATTCATCAGCGCTGTCAACATGGACGATTCGGCGCCCGCAACCGACACACGATATCCCTATACAACAATCATCCGGCAAAATCTACACCGTGAACGCTACTATCACCACGAACATCACGCTCAGCCTCACCATGTCACACATGTTCCTACGTGGTCGATGGGCACgcccgtggacgaggcgcagcagccgctggagagcgccatgcagcaagccggcgttgagaaggagcgcgccgaccgcgacgccgtgctggagcggccgatgggcacgcccgtggacgaggcgcagcagccgctggagagcgccctgcagcaagccggcgttgagaaggagcgcgccgaccgcgacgccgtgctggagcggccgatgggcacgcccgtggacgaggcgcagcagccgctggagagcgccctgcagcaagccggcgttgagaaggagcgcgccgaccgcgacgccgtgctggagcggccgatgggcacgcccgtggacgaggcgcagcagccgctggagagcgccctgcagcaagccggcgttgagaaggagcgcgccgaccgcgacgccgtgctggagcggccgatgggcacgcccgtggacgaggcgcagcagccgctggagagcgccatgcagcaagccggcgttgagaaggagcgcgccgaccgcgacgccgtgctggagcggccgatgggcacgcccgtggacgaggcgcagcagccgctggagagcgccatgcagcaagccggcgttgagaaggagcgcgccgaccgcgacgccgtgctggagcggccgatgggcacgcccgtggacgaggcgcagcagccgctggagagcgccatgcagcaagccggcgttgagaaggagcgcgccgaccgcgacgccgtgctggagcggtcgatgggcacgcccgtggacgaggcgcagcagccgctggagagcgccatgcagcaagccggcgttgagaaggagcgcgccgaccgcgacgccgtgctggagcggccgatgggcacgcccgtggacgaggcgcagcagccgctggagagcgccatgcagcaagccggcgttgagaaggagcgcgccgaccgcgacgccgtgctggagcggtcgatgggcacgcccgtggacgaggcgcagcagccgctggagagcgccatgcagcaagccggcgttgagaaggagcgcgccgaccgcgacgccgtgctggagcggccgATGGGCGCgcccgtggacgaggcgcagcagccgctggagagcgccctgcagcaagccggcgttgagaaggagcgcgccgaccgcgacgccgtgctggagcggtcgatgggcacgcccgtggacgaggcgcagcagccgctggagagcgccatgcagcaagccggcgttgagaaggagcgcgccgaccgcgacgccgtgctggagcggtcgatgggcacgcccgtggacgaggcgcagcagccgctggagagcgccctgcagcaagccggcgttgagaaggagcgcgccgaccgcgacgccgtgctggagcggccgatgggcacgcccgtggacgaggcgcagcagccgctggagagcgccatgcagcaagccggcgttgagaaggagcgcgccgaccgcgacgccgtgctggagcggtcgatgggcacgcccgtggacgaggcgcagcagccgctggagagcgccctgcagcaagccggcgttgagaaggagcgcgccgaccgcgacgccgtgctggagcggtcgatgggcacgcccgtggacgaggcgcagcagccgctggagagcgccatgcagcaagccggcgttgagaaggagcgcgccgaccgcgacgccgtgctggagcggccgatgggcacgcccgtggacgaggcgcagcagccgctggagagcgccatgcagcaagccggcgttgagaaggagcgcgccgaccgcgacgccgtgctggagcggtcgatgggcacgcccgtggacgaggcgcagcagccgctggagagcgccctgcagcaagccggcgttgagaaggagcgcgccgaccgcgacgccgtgctggagcggccgatgggcacgcccgtggacgaggcgcagcagccgctggagagcgccatgcagcaagccggcgttgagaaggagcgcgccgaccgcgacgccgtgctggagcggccgatgggcacgcccgtggacgaggcgcagcagccgctggagagcgccatgcagcaagccggcgttgagaaggagcgcgccgaccgcgacgccgtgctggagcggccgATGGGCGCgcccgtggacgaggcgcagcagccgctggagagcgccctgcagcaagccggcgttgagaaggagcgcgccgaccgcgacgccgtgctggagcggtcgatgggcacgcccgtggacgaggcgcagcagccgctggagagcgccatgcagcaagccggcgttgagaaggagcgcgccgaccgcgacgccgtgctggagcggccgatgggcacgcccgtggacgaggcgcagcagccgctggagagcgccatgcagcaagccggcgttgagaaggagcgcgccgaccgcgacgccgtgctggagcggtcgatgggcacgcccgtggacgaggcgcagcagccgctggagagcgccatgcagcaagccggcgttgagaaggagcgcgccgaccgcgacgccgtgctggagcggtcgatgggcacgcccgtggacgaggcgcagcagccgctggagagcgccatgcagcaagccggcgttgagaaggagcgcgccgaccgcgacgccgtgctggagcggtcgatgggcacgcccgtggacgaggcgcagcagccgctggagagcgccctgcagcaagccggcgttgagaaggagcgcgccgaccgcgacgccgtgctggagcggccgatgggcacgcccgtggacgaggcgcagcagccgctggagagcgccctgcagcaagccggcgttgagaaggagcgcgccgaccgcgacgccgtgctggagcggtcgatgggcacgcccgtggacgaggcgcagcagccgctggagagcgccTTGGAGAGTCCGAAAGTGGTGGTG